From the genome of Proteus vulgaris, one region includes:
- a CDS encoding type VI secretion system Vgr family protein encodes MFAKDKKNNLTSQLGGLKKKALNKAQDLAIAKATSTLSASTQQALATAKTAQQGLSQASSMASQASSLIPGGGFTGGINNDDVPGLTFSEGLAKNKAYAQLLDSLLGAVSPSGLVFTCQIAGLPESTFQVTEFNLNEGLSRLFSLSISAVTTLPFIDFQSLLGVASSLTVKRNGKEIRTVRGILAGAVQGNTDGVKTWYHFDIRPEMWVMTLNQDSRIFQHKKVPEILKTLLEEAHIKADSKFYRDDLHQKRPYTTQKRESAYAFWCRLAFEEGINFWFEENQLFYSDEHMGMTAGIHLTYNPQAESDITDSTATTWQYGEYLCVDETIQKDNNFIRPSYPLAHQAKLEKGGQHSVFESYGRFQEDAQGAPLTAIRFEQLRNGSRVGRASTNCFALMPGKIFSLSNHPSLMMNDNWQVIQVSHHGVQPLADNSGGEGTQLSNSVEFIPGTQEWRPPHYYKPTADGDEVATVVGPPGEEIYVNEVGAVKVYFHWDRYGKPDHSASCWVRVAMGWNGNGYGFSAVPRIGQEVIVSYLNGDIDRPIITGCTYNGRNAPPLKFPENMTRTTIKTKTHKGDGFNELRFEDAGGKQEIFIHAQKDMNTVVLNNRTTHVLNSHAEIIDKNQEMQVKGNRTETINENNTETVGQHKKISVGNTLAIDAGDALELRCGASVLRMDSAGHITINGTEFSFEASGPVQITGKDVDIN; translated from the coding sequence ATGTTTGCGAAAGATAAAAAAAATAATCTCACCTCTCAGCTTGGTGGATTAAAAAAGAAGGCGCTCAATAAAGCGCAGGATTTAGCGATTGCTAAAGCAACATCGACACTTTCAGCCTCTACTCAGCAAGCGCTAGCCACAGCAAAAACGGCACAACAAGGGCTTTCGCAAGCCTCGTCAATGGCCTCTCAAGCCTCATCACTTATTCCTGGTGGCGGTTTTACCGGTGGAATAAATAACGATGATGTACCGGGACTTACCTTCTCTGAAGGATTGGCTAAAAATAAAGCCTATGCACAACTGTTAGATTCGCTATTAGGTGCGGTATCACCTTCTGGTTTAGTCTTCACTTGCCAAATTGCTGGCTTGCCTGAAAGCACCTTTCAAGTCACGGAATTTAATCTAAATGAAGGGTTATCACGTTTATTTTCACTGTCAATTAGCGCCGTCACCACCTTACCTTTTATCGATTTTCAATCGCTATTGGGTGTGGCGTCCTCGTTAACCGTTAAGCGTAATGGCAAAGAAATCCGTACTGTACGTGGGATCTTAGCCGGTGCCGTGCAAGGCAATACCGACGGTGTAAAAACGTGGTATCACTTCGATATTCGCCCTGAAATGTGGGTGATGACGCTTAATCAAGACAGTCGTATTTTCCAGCATAAAAAAGTGCCTGAGATTTTAAAAACGCTGTTAGAAGAGGCCCATATCAAAGCAGACAGCAAATTCTATCGCGATGATTTACACCAAAAACGCCCCTATACCACGCAAAAACGGGAATCTGCCTATGCGTTTTGGTGTCGTTTAGCCTTTGAAGAAGGGATTAACTTTTGGTTTGAAGAGAACCAACTGTTTTATAGCGATGAACATATGGGCATGACGGCGGGCATTCACCTTACCTATAACCCGCAAGCTGAAAGCGATATTACGGATAGCACAGCGACCACATGGCAATACGGTGAATATCTCTGTGTGGATGAAACCATTCAAAAAGACAATAACTTTATCCGCCCTTCTTACCCATTAGCGCACCAAGCCAAATTAGAAAAGGGCGGTCAACATAGTGTGTTCGAAAGCTATGGACGCTTTCAAGAAGATGCGCAAGGTGCCCCTTTAACGGCCATTCGTTTTGAACAACTGCGCAACGGCAGTCGTGTTGGACGCGCCAGCACCAACTGTTTTGCCTTAATGCCAGGCAAGATTTTCTCGCTGAGCAATCACCCTAGTTTAATGATGAATGATAACTGGCAAGTTATTCAAGTTTCACATCATGGCGTGCAACCCTTGGCAGATAACAGCGGAGGCGAAGGTACACAGCTTTCTAATAGCGTCGAATTTATTCCCGGCACGCAAGAATGGCGACCGCCGCATTATTACAAACCGACGGCGGATGGTGATGAAGTTGCCACAGTGGTAGGCCCTCCCGGTGAAGAGATTTACGTCAACGAAGTGGGTGCCGTGAAAGTTTATTTTCATTGGGATCGCTATGGCAAGCCCGATCACAGTGCCTCGTGCTGGGTGCGTGTAGCAATGGGTTGGAATGGCAATGGCTATGGTTTTTCTGCTGTACCGCGTATCGGGCAAGAGGTGATTGTCTCTTATCTTAATGGCGATATTGATAGACCGATTATTACAGGGTGCACCTATAACGGTCGCAACGCCCCCCCGCTGAAATTCCCTGAAAATATGACCCGCACGACAATCAAAACCAAAACCCATAAAGGCGATGGTTTTAACGAACTGCGCTTTGAAGATGCGGGTGGTAAGCAGGAGATTTTTATTCATGCGCAGAAGGATATGAATACGGTGGTGCTCAACAATCGCACCACGCATGTACTCAATAGCCACGCTGAGATCATCGATAAAAATCAAGAGATGCAGGTAAAAGGTAATCGCACTGAAACCATCAATGAAAATAACACCGAAACCGTCGGTCAGCATAAAAAAATCAGTGTGGGTAATACGTTAGCGATTGATGCAGGTGATGCCCTTGAGCTGCGTTGCGGTGCCAGCGTGTTAAGAATGGATAGTGCAGGCCATATCACTATTAATGGTACGGAATTTAGTTTTGAAGCCTCAGGCCCGGTGCAGATCACGGGCAAAGATGTCGATATCAACTAG
- a CDS encoding DUF2169 family type VI secretion system accessory protein, with the protein MLAHVINQTPFPHFSFEKLGYKDEHWQTIAIKVTCDFDPLTGMCDIADEQKPLIMADVYRTTPENSSLLHETDLVSYKPNSEIYLVGTARTLDETPLAQWETELSIGQIHKKLTISGPRYWEHHHDWQLSSPQPISALPLIYENTYGGKNSHQKAYEKNPVGLGWYESRYLDKALQYPAPQIHYPFSEQVFHLNKPWEVAGYGQYSRWWQQRSQFAGTYKDKWLNHIKPYYPDDFKSDFFMSTPVDQHQQGFFVGNELLSLSGFFAQTPRVDLALPNIGFVAIPHLSHSKTPYELLELDTICVSLDEQKLYLTWRYRQLISTMESTLQLQAYKL; encoded by the coding sequence ATGTTAGCACACGTTATTAACCAGACTCCTTTTCCTCATTTTTCCTTTGAAAAACTGGGGTATAAAGATGAGCATTGGCAAACTATTGCGATAAAAGTCACTTGTGATTTTGATCCTCTCACGGGTATGTGTGACATTGCTGATGAGCAAAAACCGCTCATTATGGCGGATGTTTACCGCACAACGCCTGAAAATAGCAGTTTATTGCACGAAACAGATCTTGTGTCTTATAAACCCAATTCTGAAATTTATCTTGTGGGTACCGCCCGAACATTAGATGAAACACCTTTGGCTCAGTGGGAGACCGAGCTCTCAATAGGTCAAATACACAAGAAGTTGACTATCAGTGGCCCTCGTTATTGGGAACATCACCATGATTGGCAATTAAGCTCTCCACAGCCCATTTCTGCCTTACCGCTTATTTATGAAAATACTTATGGTGGCAAGAATAGCCATCAAAAAGCTTATGAGAAAAACCCTGTTGGTTTAGGTTGGTATGAAAGTCGCTATCTTGATAAAGCGCTTCAATACCCAGCGCCTCAAATTCACTATCCCTTTTCAGAGCAAGTCTTTCACCTGAATAAACCGTGGGAGGTTGCAGGCTATGGGCAATATAGTCGTTGGTGGCAACAACGATCACAATTTGCGGGTACCTATAAAGACAAATGGCTCAATCACATAAAACCTTATTATCCTGATGATTTTAAGTCTGATTTCTTTATGAGTACGCCCGTTGACCAACATCAACAAGGCTTTTTTGTGGGCAATGAACTCCTCTCACTGAGTGGTTTCTTTGCACAAACGCCTCGTGTAGATCTTGCATTGCCTAATATTGGTTTTGTCGCCATTCCTCATTTGTCTCATTCAAAAACGCCCTATGAATTATTAGAGCTAGACACAATATGTGTGTCGCTTGATGAACAAAAGCTATACCTCACATGGCGTTATCGCCAATTGATCTCGACGATGGAAAGCACTCTGCAACTTCAAGCTTATAAGTTGTAA
- a CDS encoding DUF6531 domain-containing protein: MTKKIVGNKNADYCVIATGPDVCQVGNIVVPFDSFQQLSAEETYVSTVRVNGVPTLTVGSVIKGTQGNTGSGIISGTSLGRGNCVITSGSPTVRFCGQSAAFHGSDVMMNNNNVPGRLYSEEKALQKANEATEISTEVPPEKKRPEQMTYRELKHLIDDSDREAELIGGENLPDTTIGAGKGFLNGLISLAETVAKANAVSASYQMESQAYGPATWFMSEEGKQQYAETMTSLAHEMRKEENLPQFERLKYDNQAQESGALIEEVGEYVFLTKAAAGLLQNGIKALPRLIRKDPPPPKEVTVITKPQGENSANIKPNKSCNNKAVCESDPVNVATGDFIQVWDVLSLSGLLPISLQRTYRSTGSASGLFGPKWTDNWSIFLEIQSENIIYHNEEGTQITYPYTDNHLNIRNTYYPHVLLSGDTQANIGLFDNRTQLTHHFNHIDGSYRRLSAITDNNHQRIDFIYNEQHQLISVSRNGITALYLDYHSHQLSHITLANKVISQPLVTCQYDKQGYLSECNAYQQNHLWHEYTAEGFMSRWHDTDQTDYYLEYDKYGRAIKNSSPSGYWCGGFIYDDVHKMTTYFNNEGEQAYYYYNDAGLVTHAIDALGRETKTQWHNNQKISETNALGQTTSYLYHYDGNIAQITFPDERSIEYQYNTQGQLIEYVSPFGDKWQLTYDNKGNLTTVTDPQGRQQAYEYSQHGELLKAIQPNGAQWHYEYNQANQLIKSTNPYQHSSEYQSDELGRLLQVTNALNHTTRYQYSKEHDGVNGSLSDILLPDDIHQHIEYDSERRVVAVTDGEGKTTRYRYGPFDLLLATIRPDGTEIRFEYDSLTRLKNVINATGDVYSYERDKAGQIIREVDFAGREIQYRYDRLGRRIATRYPDNHELRYHYDETGLVTEQSIWLANDIEHKCLSTTIYQYNERLQLIRATNPDSVVEFEYNDQGHLCCERINGQEIKHQWDEEHDMLTQTRFGERELHYAFGQLHELTSLQVNQHAPLQFSYNALGQEFLRQSQAGFANSSHYTATGLLAHQRAGRGTESFLQSLHDNPLQPPMSTDVHRGYQYDKAFNLVNIDDARWNRTQYRYNANDQIVETQYSNQFECQSEKFQYDNNLNITEHQFIPPDAQGAFLQLAQQQQKGRVTRRITAKGYQDYHYDINGRLTQKVVHQHGFRAKTWYYQWNTLNQLIACFNPEGECWRYTYDAFGRRLSKSKVVDNRPTPPLSSPFKDKRVQRVDYLWSGNQMVQETPLYADGTPAYDAQIQWLYQPGEITPTARYQRGKLHYVVTDHQGTPREIFSEKGIVSWAGRLNTWGQMAFWQSNDDYVDNDPEYTDCHFRFAGQYEDKESGLYYNRFRYYDKDTGQYISPDPIGLLGGFNPYGYVHCPTGWVDPFGLEGCPKWDSNAKRWRDSSTGKFIKGSDALENASPQEIFNYAMSRQGIPSGQYPTQFKEVFTGGNYKYEVRAHGINLNAPPGSNSAVGPIYRIARSKQGINPTTKQGYGWEQIDHNGNWHHTSILKPNSPNYNPIAANNTHIPIP; the protein is encoded by the coding sequence ATGACAAAAAAAATCGTCGGGAATAAAAATGCCGATTACTGCGTTATCGCCACAGGTCCTGATGTTTGCCAAGTCGGCAATATTGTTGTTCCTTTTGACAGTTTTCAGCAACTCAGTGCAGAAGAAACCTATGTTTCCACGGTACGCGTGAATGGTGTACCGACATTAACAGTGGGAAGTGTGATTAAAGGAACACAAGGAAATACGGGGTCTGGCATTATTTCGGGCACCAGTTTAGGACGTGGAAACTGCGTTATTACTAGTGGCTCGCCAACCGTGCGTTTTTGTGGACAATCGGCGGCTTTTCATGGCTCTGACGTCATGATGAACAACAATAATGTACCAGGTCGCCTCTATTCTGAAGAAAAAGCGCTACAAAAAGCCAATGAAGCCACCGAGATCTCTACTGAAGTACCACCTGAAAAAAAACGTCCAGAACAGATGACCTATCGAGAACTGAAACACTTGATAGATGATTCAGACCGTGAGGCAGAATTAATTGGTGGAGAAAATTTACCTGATACCACCATAGGTGCAGGAAAAGGCTTTTTAAATGGTTTAATTAGTTTGGCTGAAACCGTTGCCAAAGCCAATGCCGTCAGTGCCTCTTATCAAATGGAATCGCAAGCCTATGGCCCTGCAACATGGTTTATGTCAGAAGAAGGAAAACAACAATACGCAGAGACAATGACGTCACTTGCTCATGAAATGCGCAAAGAGGAAAACTTACCCCAATTTGAACGGCTAAAATACGACAACCAAGCACAAGAATCAGGTGCCTTAATAGAAGAAGTGGGTGAATACGTTTTTCTCACCAAAGCGGCAGCTGGCTTACTACAAAATGGCATTAAAGCATTACCTCGACTCATTAGAAAAGATCCACCTCCGCCGAAAGAAGTCACGGTAATAACAAAACCGCAAGGCGAAAACAGTGCCAATATAAAACCCAATAAATCCTGCAACAATAAAGCGGTCTGTGAATCCGATCCTGTGAACGTTGCCACAGGTGATTTTATTCAAGTTTGGGATGTGCTCTCCCTTTCAGGGCTTTTACCCATTTCATTACAACGAACCTATCGTTCCACAGGCTCCGCCTCTGGATTATTTGGTCCCAAATGGACAGATAACTGGTCGATATTCTTAGAAATTCAATCAGAGAATATTATTTATCACAATGAGGAAGGGACACAAATCACCTATCCTTATACGGATAATCACCTCAATATCCGTAATACTTATTATCCCCATGTTCTGCTCTCTGGTGATACACAAGCTAATATAGGTTTATTCGACAATCGCACCCAGTTGACGCATCATTTCAACCATATCGATGGATCTTATCGACGTCTCTCTGCCATTACAGATAATAATCATCAACGCATTGATTTTATTTACAACGAACAACACCAATTAATCTCTGTATCGCGTAATGGTATTACTGCGCTTTATTTGGACTACCATTCTCATCAATTAAGCCATATCACCTTAGCGAATAAGGTTATCTCTCAGCCTTTGGTGACTTGTCAGTATGATAAACAAGGTTATTTAAGTGAATGTAATGCCTACCAGCAAAATCACTTATGGCATGAATACACGGCTGAAGGTTTTATGTCTCGTTGGCATGATACAGACCAAACGGATTATTACCTTGAATATGACAAATACGGCAGAGCGATAAAAAACAGCTCACCCTCCGGTTATTGGTGTGGTGGTTTTATTTATGATGATGTTCATAAGATGACCACCTATTTCAACAATGAAGGAGAGCAAGCTTACTATTATTATAATGATGCCGGTCTCGTTACACATGCGATTGATGCATTAGGGCGTGAAACCAAAACACAGTGGCATAATAATCAAAAAATAAGTGAAACCAATGCATTAGGGCAAACAACGTCTTATCTCTATCATTATGATGGCAATATTGCACAAATTACCTTTCCTGATGAGCGATCCATTGAGTATCAATATAATACTCAAGGTCAGTTGATAGAATATGTCTCCCCCTTTGGCGACAAATGGCAACTCACCTACGATAACAAAGGTAACTTAACCACAGTTACCGATCCACAAGGTCGCCAACAAGCCTATGAATACAGCCAACATGGCGAGTTACTCAAAGCTATTCAGCCGAATGGTGCACAGTGGCACTATGAATATAACCAAGCTAATCAATTAATAAAAAGCACCAACCCTTATCAACATAGCTCGGAATACCAAAGTGATGAGCTAGGTCGCTTACTGCAAGTCACCAATGCACTAAACCACACCACTCGCTATCAATACAGTAAAGAGCATGATGGTGTTAACGGCAGTCTCAGTGATATTTTATTACCTGATGATATCCATCAACATATTGAATATGACAGCGAACGCCGTGTTGTTGCTGTCACCGATGGCGAAGGTAAAACTACGCGCTATCGCTATGGTCCCTTTGATTTATTACTCGCCACCATACGCCCTGATGGGACAGAAATTCGCTTTGAATATGACTCACTCACTCGACTCAAAAACGTCATCAACGCTACCGGTGATGTCTATTCTTATGAGCGTGATAAAGCGGGTCAAATTATTCGTGAAGTGGATTTTGCAGGACGTGAAATTCAATATCGCTATGACCGCTTAGGGCGACGTATTGCGACTCGTTACCCTGATAATCATGAGCTCCGTTATCATTATGATGAGACAGGGTTAGTCACCGAACAAAGCATTTGGCTTGCCAATGATATTGAGCATAAATGCCTTTCTACAACCATTTATCAATACAATGAACGTTTGCAACTTATTCGTGCTACCAATCCTGATTCGGTGGTGGAATTTGAGTATAACGACCAAGGGCATTTGTGTTGTGAGCGCATTAATGGACAAGAAATTAAGCACCAATGGGATGAGGAGCACGATATGCTCACCCAAACCCGCTTTGGTGAGCGTGAACTCCATTATGCTTTCGGTCAACTTCATGAACTGACCTCACTGCAAGTCAATCAACATGCGCCCTTGCAGTTTAGCTACAACGCACTGGGGCAAGAATTTTTACGCCAAAGCCAAGCGGGTTTTGCTAACTCGAGCCATTACACCGCCACTGGGTTATTGGCGCACCAACGTGCAGGACGAGGAACGGAGTCCTTTTTACAGTCATTACACGATAATCCGCTTCAACCACCGATGTCGACCGATGTTCATCGAGGTTATCAATACGATAAAGCCTTTAATCTGGTCAACATTGATGATGCCCGCTGGAACCGCACACAATATCGCTATAACGCCAACGACCAAATTGTTGAAACGCAATATAGCAACCAGTTTGAATGCCAAAGTGAGAAGTTTCAGTACGATAACAACCTGAATATCACCGAGCATCAGTTTATTCCTCCTGATGCACAAGGTGCCTTTTTACAACTGGCACAACAGCAACAAAAAGGCCGTGTCACTCGCCGTATCACCGCGAAAGGCTACCAAGATTATCACTATGATATTAATGGTCGATTAACGCAAAAAGTGGTTCATCAACACGGTTTTCGGGCGAAAACCTGGTATTACCAATGGAATACCCTTAACCAACTTATCGCCTGTTTTAATCCTGAGGGGGAATGTTGGCGTTATACTTACGATGCTTTTGGCAGAAGGCTTAGTAAAAGTAAAGTGGTCGATAATCGCCCTACGCCACCTTTAAGCTCTCCCTTTAAAGATAAACGCGTTCAGCGTGTGGATTACCTGTGGTCGGGCAACCAGATGGTGCAAGAAACCCCGCTTTATGCCGATGGCACCCCTGCTTATGATGCTCAAATTCAGTGGCTCTATCAACCCGGCGAAATTACTCCAACAGCTCGTTATCAACGTGGAAAACTGCATTATGTCGTCACTGACCATCAAGGTACACCACGCGAAATCTTTAGCGAAAAAGGCATTGTCAGCTGGGCAGGACGTTTAAATACCTGGGGACAAATGGCCTTTTGGCAATCGAATGATGATTATGTCGATAATGACCCTGAATATACCGACTGTCATTTTCGGTTTGCCGGACAATATGAAGATAAAGAAAGTGGCTTGTATTATAATCGCTTTCGCTACTATGATAAGGACACCGGGCAATATATTTCACCAGACCCCATAGGATTATTAGGTGGCTTTAATCCGTATGGGTATGTGCATTGTCCAACGGGGTGGGTAGATCCGTTTGGGTTGGAAGGGTGTCCTAAATGGGATTCAAACGCAAAACGATGGCGTGATAGCTCAACAGGTAAATTCATAAAAGGAAGTGATGCTCTAGAAAATGCCTCACCTCAAGAAATCTTCAATTACGCTATGAGCCGACAAGGAATACCTTCAGGACAATACCCTACTCAATTTAAAGAGGTCTTTACCGGTGGTAATTATAAATATGAAGTGAGAGCCCACGGGATAAACTTAAATGCACCGCCAGGAAGTAATTCTGCAGTAGGCCCTATATATCGAATAGCCCGTAGTAAACAAGGCATTAACCCTACTACAAAACAAGGTTATGGATGGGAACAAATTGATCATAATGGAAATTGGCATCATACATCAATATTGAAACCAAATAGTCCCAATTACAACCCAATTGCAGCTAATAATACACATATACCTATACCATAG
- a CDS encoding ankyrin repeat domain-containing protein — translation MKENNIDIYKIIKDENVEKLSEYLKDLNLSEIKFDKSLLHRFSEEGKYLLCDFIINKGFNTNVIDSSYLTPLVEVAFEGYINILTLLLNNKAWIDGDPRGITTPLIEASCGGHLDIVKLLIKSGAEINRLQMNFNRTVLDLAISYGHTDVAQYLQSIGGRKAFEEMQAGVIEGDGILSHIYKNVGPILTDEYSSDNIRLMTSWVGNGNYHKLFFTFGNFKRLPHTEFLICLPYNWPINRAILQSNYKDNFPMKLLFSLSEYYKKSEIIKEGFILDKNDEQWKHLHWPDEIDALVTVDYSFDHQEKEISIPEDEEVNLLLLIPMKYTKTGKPDGDKLEKWLKRKRTASWKSISFKNDWLSDK, via the coding sequence ATGAAAGAAAATAACATAGATATATATAAAATAATAAAAGACGAGAATGTAGAAAAACTATCAGAATATCTAAAAGATTTAAACTTATCTGAGATTAAATTTGATAAATCACTATTACATAGATTTTCAGAAGAAGGTAAATATTTATTATGTGACTTCATAATAAATAAAGGTTTCAATACTAATGTGATAGATAGTAGCTATCTAACACCTCTTGTTGAGGTCGCATTTGAAGGATATATAAATATATTAACTCTTTTGCTTAATAATAAAGCATGGATTGATGGAGATCCTCGAGGGATCACTACACCATTAATTGAGGCATCATGTGGTGGTCATTTAGACATTGTCAAATTACTTATCAAATCAGGCGCAGAGATTAACCGCTTACAGATGAATTTTAATCGTACTGTTTTAGATCTCGCTATATCCTATGGGCATACCGATGTTGCTCAATATTTACAATCGATAGGAGGACGAAAAGCATTCGAAGAAATGCAAGCTGGCGTCATTGAAGGCGATGGTATTCTCTCCCATATTTATAAAAATGTTGGCCCTATTCTAACTGATGAATATTCTTCTGATAATATTAGGTTAATGACATCATGGGTAGGAAATGGTAATTACCATAAATTATTTTTTACCTTCGGCAATTTTAAAAGATTACCTCACACTGAATTTTTAATCTGCTTGCCTTATAATTGGCCAATTAATCGGGCAATACTCCAAAGTAATTACAAAGATAATTTCCCAATGAAGTTACTTTTCTCACTCTCTGAATATTATAAAAAAAGTGAAATCATTAAAGAAGGTTTCATTTTAGATAAAAATGACGAGCAATGGAAACACCTTCATTGGCCTGATGAAATCGATGCACTCGTTACCGTTGATTATTCCTTCGATCATCAAGAAAAAGAAATATCTATTCCTGAAGATGAAGAGGTTAATTTATTACTATTAATCCCAATGAAATATACTAAAACAGGAAAACCAGATGGGGACAAATTAGAAAAATGGCTAAAGAGAAAAAGAACAGCATCATGGAAAAGTATTTCATTTAAAAATGATTGGCTCTCAGATAAATAA